From the Astatotilapia calliptera chromosome 6, fAstCal1.2, whole genome shotgun sequence genome, one window contains:
- the LOC113024178 gene encoding uncharacterized protein LOC113024178 isoform X1, with amino-acid sequence MPRKNKRSQAQKKRWKPLDLVDPAVPMLTGHNQDEAVSSFPSDQTAPARLSLVTENRPTSLCPPGSKISDTRPPAKRVWATDDFHTASNSPPKKPFHDTNEDLLTEELQSNTVQPFWSVSATHCQSDERYTEFSRNNQCTCNALTFLAYLNEEYQFNIAMLDKVLEQGDALYCWIKTNLLQEKRYTQDHLTMEDLPKELHTDTNVYSVKMDDISYGFLEAAENSPQRTEWWLPLAIRLECLSTDVNFALLMVSPECIAVFRDKSGRYGLFDSHSRSAAGLRQPNGTAVMLTFTHVNDLITHLHNLFQNQGKHARYEFVPVSFKTVSTHTEPPGQSTQVTPGATATSSTQNDEPQITNPTVQMPEPESAKTHMTMLDNTLNSPDDKMAKTPRTARNVSKLNKRQRKKAIRQAQREYVKAKDKSSIEEVAKKTNKRRHERERYASCREFRMKKLQAMKTQYAENYHYRKQRLLSAKKYYANPHIQEKVKACQVKRYQSDRHFQQKMRDYIIRRYTTDPDFQIRQKKYVVQKYNTDTSFKTRQKQYVVQKYNTDTSFKTRQKQYLVQRYNTDTDFQTRQKQYLVQRYNTDTDFQTRQKQYIRTKYASDPNYRHKQKKSIYARYHNDSQFRLHHIQRCAQYQRHKMATTASFAIYKKLCAQRIKKKYRRLVTQFQQGPQSEAQPQLVVNSVMQAATLAFREAIQLGPTHVCTVCHRTLFPNQVKHCKRSKYVTNSNIVATCLTGKFVHVCDRECSANCTFPKQRMEEWICYNCDNHLQRGKMPSVAVANNLALATIPIELSRLNVLERQLTAKILPFAKIIALPKGQQRAVHGAVVCVPSDVETTVNCLPRPNSEAQLLQVQLKRHIRFKGYQHFYTVNMKNVLAGLSKLKEMHSEYKDVSIDDEATFADPTSNQIIDTEHDTADADIQDALPRNFDQQIVPERRTTEDTTAGLLEPCHDVNQLMEPEQSNEQPLQDMEKEKEELRPGLVLDTCMQPPDIAQDILSYGEGIFSIAPAQGNRPVGFFSVPKLEAMAFPVQFPTGQNTLDEARQVKLYPSMYFNTRLFSADTRFATDQSYLFFAQFVTETHMATNSMSIQLRKGKAITKDGRKISNRMLQNKDEVEKLINNKDATRFMKPLRGTPAYWEKALKDLHAMVRQLGKPTFFLTFSAAEMRWPEVVEVIKTQQGEQVDFSQLDWNTKCEILRSNPVTVMRLFEKRVDALMTTLILSPAQPIGEVEDYFYRVEFQARGSPHIHLLVWVKDAPEFGSDLEDHVYKFIDKYITCKMPDQNADPELHKIVSEVQVHSRNHSRSCKKGNVSCRFGFPKLPVDQTMITFPSPDDDDDHNDKQHSTSKEKGTNEKQKNRRMALAKKMKEAKEKLQPLRDLLCDPNSSFEDLSELLHKCKLTYEQYLDCVFNLTNSHVILLKREPNDCWVNAYNADLLRAWNANMDIQYVIDDYSCLMYMMSYVSKPEFEMTQFLNGVIQEVKKSSVNERDEMKQIMQAYAKHREVSAQESVARTCSLPLKKCSRSVVFIQTDDDALKMSLPMSRLQSMAPDDENVWMSGLPEKYANRPRTPDFERMCLGEFASEYRILYGRQTESKNAIRLLNNMGYIQKRTKGKPAIIRYPRFSEKKQPEKFYSRLLKLYYPHRSNDDLKNTEYPTSEQFYKSGRKHGYAVRPIVTFNKKRYEGHGKTMERALEQIEQQGPLINAWNTFAPEVEVDRLECVAQRQSRHDTGENEMDIVPDYQVSGSSSGTMPAIIAPKLSPDFVRKMYQSLNETQASIFYAVREWCFKLVWGHCPEQFFYFVSGGAGCGKSHVIKCIYEEATKILHQLPRFRDQADMSYPAVLLTAFTGTAAFNISGKTLHSLLKLPRSLKPPYQGLGNALDEVRASLSNAEILIIDEISMVSKDLFAYIHWRLQQIKGNKKPFGGMSILAVGDFYQLPPLGKAKPLCVYEDNVLDLWKDYFHMVNLTEIMRQKDDHSFAEVLNRIRVKQKTDSLEADDKALLTQAIHDIKDCPSNVLHIYATNKEVDKHNSATVTALHSDIINIQAEDYRKDRRTGDMVLLAEMMKGNKGDLPDNIQAAPGVRVMIIRNLDVEDGLVNGTFGTITNIVTATQDGPKTVNLIGLTLDNENSGQKFRRKIQGSSDNLVYIEKCEECTSKKGVVRRQFPMKLAFACTAHKVQGMTMESAVVCLKRVFEPGMAYVALSRTTSLKGLYITDFDEKKIYADPAITDALKNMRHASFENARPLLQFLKSVDPTVPTLTIIHHNAQGLPTHMEDMRCHHELSLADVLCITETHLSGSSVSPRFQLEQYNMATRNRHVSYTNHTDMAKVNGGGVAIYYNTILTAESRKYLQNVTDLEFVVVKVESPVTALIATVYRPPNYSHVRFLPQMQCLLDSLEMMNHQPIIVCGDFNEDLMSRGKKPIQELLQSRGYAQLITAATTEKHTLIDHIYISQPYACLQSGVLNTYHSYHNPIYCVIH; translated from the exons ATGccgagaaaaaataaaagatcccAGGCACAAAAGAAGCGCTGGAAACCACTTGACCTGGTCGATCCTGCTGTCCCAATGCTCACTGGCCACAACCAAGATGAGGCAGTCAGTAGTTTTCCATCTGACCAG ACAGCACCAGCCAGGTTGTCCTTGGTAACGGAGAATAGACCCACCTCCTTATGTCCTCCAGGCAGCaag ATTTCAGACACTCGTCCACCAGCAAAACGAGTCTGGGCAACTGATGATTTCCACACGGCATCAAATTCTCCACCTAAAAAG CCTTTCCATGACACAAATGAAGACCTACTGACGGAGGAGCTACAGAGCAACACAGTTCAGCCGTTTTGGAGTGTCAGTGCAACTCATTGTCAGAGTGATGAGAGGTACACAGAATTCTCTCGAAATAATCAGTGCACATGTAATGCCCTCACATTCCTGGCCTACCTTAATGAGGAATACCAGTTCAACATAGCCATGCTTGATAAGGTCCTTGAACAGGGAGATGCACTCTACTGTTGGATTAAAACAAATCTTCTGCAGGAGAAGCGTTATACACAGGATCATCTGACCATGGAGGACCTGCCCAAAGAACTTCATACTGACACAAATGTCTACAGTGTGAAAATGGATGACATAAGTTATGGATTTCTGGAAGCAGCAGAGAACAGTCCTCAAAGAACAGAGTGGTGGTTGCCTCTTGCTATTCGCCTTGAATGTCTGTCAACAGATGTGAACTTTGCTTTGCTCATGGTCTCACCTGAGTGCATTGCGGTTTTCCGTGACAAATCTGGGAGGTATGGATTATTTGATTCACACTCAAGAAGTGCAGCGGGTTTACGTCAGCCAAATGGAACAGCAGTCATGCTCACTTTCACTCATGTGAATGACCTGATCACCCACCTGCATAACCTTTTTCAAAATCAAGGCAAGCATGCACGATATGAGTTTGTGCCTGTTTCTTTCAAAACAGTCAGCACTCACACGGAACCCCCTGGACAGTCAACTCAGGTAACACCAGGAGCTACAGCTACATCATCAACACAAAATGATGAACCACAAATCACGAATCCCACTGTGCAAATGCCTGAACCAGAATCAGCCAAAACCCACATGACGATGTTAGACAATACTTTAAACTCACCAGATGACAAAATGGCTAAAACCCCCCGAACAGCAAGAAATGTGAGCAAATTAAATAAACGACAACGTAAGAAAGCTATTCGTCAAGCTCAGAGGGAGTATGTAAAAGCTAAAGACAAATCTTCAATTGAAGAAGTGGcaaagaagacaaacaaaagaagacACGAAAGAGAACGATATGCCTCCTGTCGTGAATTTCGAATGAAAAAATTACAGGCTATGAAAACTCAATATGCTGAAAACTATCATTACCGTAAACAAAGACTGTTATCAGCCAAAAAATATTACGCAAATCCTCATATtcaagaaaaagtaaaagccTGCCAGGTGAAGAGATACCAAAGTGATCGTCATTTTCAACAAAAAATGAGAGACTACATTATCAGAAGATATACTACGGATCCCGACTTTCaaatcagacagaaaaaatATGTGGTTCAGAAGTACAACACGGATACCAGCTTTAAAACCAGACAGAAGCAATATGTGGTTCAGAAGTACAACACGGATACCAGCTTTAAAACCAGACAGAAGCAATATCTGGTCCAAAGGTACAACACGGATACTGACTTTCAAACCAGACAGAAGCAATATCTGGTCCAAAGGTACAACACGGATACTGACTTTCAAACCAGACAGAAGCAATACATAAGAACAAAATATGCATCTGATCCAAACTACaggcacaaacagaaaaaatcaaTTTATGCCAGGTATCACAATGACTCACAATTCAGACTGCACCATATACAGCGCTGTGCCCAGTACCAGAGACACAAAATGGCTACCACTGCATCTTTTGCCATTTATAAAAAGTTGTGTGCACAGAGAATAAAGAAGAAATACAGACGACTAGTAACACAGTTCCAGCAGGGTCCACAGTCTGAAGCACAACCCCAGCTTGTAGTGAACAGTGTGATGCAAGCAGCCACATTAGCTTTCCGTGAAGCCATTCAGTTAGGACCCACCCATGTCTGTACAGTGTGCCACAGAACTCTGTTTCCTAATCAAGTTAAACATTGCAAAAGATCAAAGTATGTTACTAATAGTAACATTGTTGCCACTTGCTTGACAGGAAAATTTGTCCATGTTTGTGACAGGGAATGCTCAGCTAATTGTACTTTCCCAAAACAAAGAATGGAAGAGTGGATTTGCTACAACTGTGACAACCACCTACAAAGAGGCAAGATGCCATCCGTCGCAGTAGCAAACAATTTAGCACTAGCAACCATTCCAATTGAACTGAGTAGATTAAATGTACTAGAACGACAACTGACTGCTAAAAttctcccgtttgcaaaaatcATTGCATTACCAAAAGGACAGCAAAGAGCCGTACATGGGGCTGTTGTTTGTGTACCATCGGATGTGGAAACCACAGTAAACTGTCTTCCCAGACCTAACAGTGAAGCCCAGCTCCTGCAGGTACAGCTGAAGAGACACATCAGATTCAAAGGTTACCAACACTTCTACACTGTAAACATGAAGAACGTGTTAGCAGGATTATCAAAGCTAAAAGAGATGCATTCAGAATACAAAGATGTATCTATTGATGATGAAGCTACTTTTGCTGATCCCACAAGTAATCAGATAATCGACACGGAACATGACACTGCTGATGCAGATATTCAAGATGCACTGCCCAGAAACTTTGACCAGCAAATTGTACCAGAAAGAAGAACCACTGAGGATACAACAGCTGGACTGCTTGAGCCATGTCATGATGTAAACCAACTAATGGAGCCTGAACAGTCAAATGAACAGCCCTTACAAGAtatggagaaagaaaaggaagaactTCGACCTGGTCTTGTTCTAGACACCTGTATGCAACCACCAGATATAGCACAGGACATTTTATCATATGGTGAAGGAATATTTAGCATTGCACCCGCGCAAGGAAATAGACCTGTTGGCTTCTTCTCTGTTCCTAAACTTGAAGCCATGGCCTTTCCTGTCCAGTTCCCAACTGGACAGAACACATTAGATGAAGCCAGACAAGTGAAACTTTACCCAAGCATGTATTTTAATACACGGCTGTTCTCTGCAGACACACGGTTTGCAACTGACCAAAGCTACCTATTCTTTGCACAGTTtgtaacagaaacacacatggcTACAAACAGCATGTCCATCCAATTGCGCAAAGGAAAGGCAATCACCAAGGATGGGCGTAAAATTTCTAACAGAATGCTTCAAAATAAAGACGAAGTGGAGAAACTGATAAATAACAAAGACGCAACACGCTTCATGAAACCTCTGAGAGGTACTCCAGCCTATTGGGAGAAGGCACTGAAAGACCTACATGCTATGGTCAGACAGTTAGGAAAGCCAACTTTTTTCCTGACATTTTCAGCTGCTGAAATGAGATGGCCTGAGGTTGTTGAGGTCATAAAAACTCAACAAGGTGAACAGGTGGATTTTTCACAACTTGACTGGAACACAAAGTGTGAAATTCTCCGAAGCAACCCTGTGACTGTGATGCGATTGTTTGAAAAAAGAGTCGATGCACTAATGACAACACTGATCCTGTCCCCAGCACAGCCCATCGGTGAAGTAGAAGAttacttttatcgagtggagtTTCAGGCCAGAGGTAGCCCTCATATCCATTTACTGGTTTGGGTCAAAGATGCACCTGAATTTGGAAGCGACCTTGAAGACCACGTGTACAAATTTATTGACAAGTACATAACATGTAAGATGCCTGACCAAAATGCCGATCCTGAACTTCACAAAATTGTGTCTGAGGTTCAAGTCCACAGCAGAAATCACTCCAGATCCTGTAAAAAAGGTAATGTGTCATGTAGGTTTGGCTTCCCCAAACTACCCGTAGATCAAACAATGATCACTTTCCCAAgcccagatgatgatgatgatcacaATGATAAGCAGCATAGCACAAGTAAGGAGAAAGGcacaaatgaaaagcaaaagaacAGACGAATggctctcgcaaaaaaaatgaaagaggcCAAAGAAAAACTCCAGCCATTGAGAGATTTGCTCTGCGACCCAAATTCCTCGTTTGAAGACTTGTCTGAGCTGCTTCACAAATGCAAATTAACTTATGAACAATACTTGGATTGTGTCTTCAATTTAACCAATAGTCATGTCATCCTCTTAAAGCGTGAACCTAATGACTGCTGGGTGAATGCATACAATGCAGATCTGCTGAGGGCCTGGAATGCCAACATGGACATCCAATATGTCATTGATGACTACAGCTGCCTGATGTACATGATGTCTTATGTCTCTAAACCCGAATTTGAGATGACACAATTTCTTAATGGAGTCATCCAGGAAGTAAAAAAGTCCAGTGTCAATGAAAGAGATGAAATGAAACAGATAATGCAGGCATATGCTAAACACAGAGAAGTCAGTGCCCAAGAATCCGTGGCAAGGACATGCAGCCTGCCACTAAAAAAGTGTTCACGCAGTGTGGTCTTCATACAGACTGATGATGATGCCCTGAAAATGAGTCTCCCGATGAGCAGGTTGCAGAGCATGGCACCAGATGATGAAAATGTGTGGATGTCCGGATTGCCagaaaaatatgcaaacagaCCCAGAACACCTGACTTTGAAAGAATGTGTTTGGGTGAATTTGCTTCAGAGTACAGGATTCTCTACGGCCGTCAAACAGAGTCCAAAAATGCCATCCGTCTTTTGAATAACATGGGTTATAttcaaaaaagaacaaaagggaAACCTGCAATAATCAGATATCCTCGGTTCTCAGAAAAGAAACAACCAGAAAAGTTTTATAGCAGACTGCTAAAACTTTATTATCCACATCGATCAAATGATGAccttaaaaacacagaataccCCACATCCGAGCAGTTctacaaaagtggacgaaaacATGGTTATGCAGTACGGCCAATTGTTACCTTTAACAAAAAGCGATATGAAGGCCATGGCAAAACAATGGAAAGGGCACTGGAACAGATTGAACAACAAGGCCCACTTATCAATGCATGGAACACCTTTGCACCTGAGGTTGAAGTAGATCGTTTAGAGTGTGTGGCCCAACGACAATCCAGACATGACACTGGCGAAAATGAAATGGACATTGTTCCTGACTACCAAGTCAGTGGTAGCAGCAGTGGAACCATGCCAGCAATCATAGCACCAAAGCTGAGCCCAGACTTTGTCAGAAAAATGTACCAAAGTCTGAATGAAACCCAAGCATCCATATTCTACGCAGTGCGTGAGTGGTGTTTCAAACTTGTGTGGGGTCACTGTCCTGAgcagttcttttattttgtctctgGAGGAGCTGGCTGTGGAAAATCACATGTTATCAAGTGCATATATGAGGAGGCAACAAAGATTTTGCACCAACTCCCCAGATTCCGAGACCAAGCAGACATGTCCTACCCTGCAGTACTGCTGACTGCATTTACTGGCACTGCAGCTTTTAACATATCTGGGAAAACACTGCACTCTCTGCTAAAGCTGCCAAGATCTTTAAAACCGCCTTATCAGGGACTGGGGAATGCACTGGATGAAGTGAGAGCTTCACTTTCAAATGCAGAGATTCTGATCATTGATGAGATATCTATGGTTTCTAAAGACCTTTTTGCCTACATCCACTGGAGACTTCAGCAGATCAAAGGAAACAAGAAACCTTTTGGTGGGATGTCTATCCTTGCAGTAGGAGACTTTTACCAGCTGCCACCCCTTGGAAAAGCCAAACCACTCTGTGTGTATGAGGACAATGTCCTTGATCTCTGGAAAGACTATTTCCACATGGTCAACCTGACAGAAATCATGCGACAGAAAGATGATCATTCTTTTGCTGAAGTTCTGAACAGGATAAGAGTGAAGCAAAAAACAGATTCTCTTGAAGCCGATGACAAAGCCTTGCTCACACAGGCTATCCATGACATAAAAGACTGTCCATCTAATGTATTACACATTTATGCTACAAACAAAGAGGTCGACAAACACAATTCAGCAACTGTAACTGCTCTTCATTCTGATATCATAAATATTCAGGCAGAAGACTACAGAAAAGACCGACGAACGGGTGACATGGTCCTCCTGGCAGAAATGATGAAAGGCAACAAAGGAGATTTACCTGATAACATACAAGCTGCACCTGGAGTGCGTGTTATGATTATCAGAAATTTGGATGTTGAAGATGGGCTTGTTAATGGGACATTTGGAACAATCACGAACATTGTGACAGCCACACAGGATGGACCAAAAACTGTGAATCTCATTGGACTCACGCTGGACAATGAAAATTCTGGGCAAAAATTTCGCAGAAAAATACAAGGATCCTCAGACAATCTTGTGTATATTGAGAAATGTGAAGAATGCACAAGTAAAAAAGGAGTGGTTCGCAGGCAATTTCCAATGAAGTTGGCCTTTGCATGTACAGCTCACAAAGTACAAGGCATGACAATGGAATCAGCAGTAGTATGCTTGAAGCGTGTTTTTGAACCTGGAATGGCCTATGTTGCACTCAGCCGCACAACCTCACTTAAAGGACTGTACATCACAGACTTtgatgaaaagaaaatctatgCTGATCCTGCCATCACAGATGCACTCAAAAATATGAGACATGCATCATTTGAGAATGCAAGACCACTGTTGCAATTCTTAAAATCAGTAGATCCCACAGTCCCAACGTTGACAATTATCCATCATAATGCACAAGGTCTCCCAACTCACATGGAGGACATGAGATGCCACCATGAACTCAGCCTTGCTGATGTTTTATGTATAACAGAAACACACTTGTCTGGATCATCGGTTTCTCCCCGCTTCCAGCTGGAACAATACAACATGGCCACACGCAACAGACACGTCTCTTACACAAATCATACAGACATGGCAAAGGTAAATGGCGGTGGAGTTGCAATTTACTACAACACAATTCTTACAGCAGAGTCCCGAAAATACCTGCAAAATGTGACTGACCTTGAATTTGTTGTTGTCAAGGTTGAATCGCCAGTCACAGCTTTGATAGCAACTGTATACAGGCCACCAAATTACAGCCATGTGAGGTTTTTACCACAAATGCAATGTCTTTTGGACTCGTTGGAAATGATGAATCACCAACCAATTATTGTTTGTGGAGACTTCAATGAGGACCTTAtgagcagaggaaaaaaacccatccAAGAACTGTTGCAGTCAAGAGGATATGCACAACTGATTACTGCTGCAACTACCGAAAAACACACATTGATTGATCACATTTACATATCACAGCCATACGCCTGCCTCCAATCAGGTGTTCTGAATACATATCACAGTTATCATAACCCCATTTATTGTGTTATTCACTAA